From Oncorhynchus nerka isolate Pitt River linkage group LG1, Oner_Uvic_2.0, whole genome shotgun sequence, the proteins below share one genomic window:
- the LOC115125811 gene encoding oligodendrocyte transcription factor 2-like, with protein MDSGTSRVSSRPSSPDVHDMFLHAMKKHMVGFSGTVSSTQSDSPPEIPADMRSLSDDDDDITLKMLSKKDRKLLSENELQGMRLKINSRERKRMHDLNIAMDGLREVMPYAHGPSVRKLSKIATLLLARNYILMLSNSLEEMKRLVSEFYGSGHHSSFHPSACGTMAHTGPLPGHPAVSHASHPVHHPLLPPAVSTVASLSTTGLTSIRPHHGLLKAPSAVPGPLGSSFHHWGAGMPCPCSMCQVPPHVSGMSAVTMSRLTSDSK; from the coding sequence ATGGACTCCGGTACCAGCCGAGTGTCTAGCCGACCTTCCTCTCCCGATGTGCACGATATGTTCCTGCATGCGATGAAGAAGCACATGGTGGGTTTCTCCGGTACTGTCTCGTCCACACAGAGCGACTCTCCACCGGAGATACCCGCGGACATGCGGAGCCTGTCGGATGACGATGATGACATTACCCTGAAAATGCTGTCAAAGAAGGACCGTAAACTGCTCTCAGAGAACGAGCTGCAGGGGATGCGGCTGAAAATCAACAGCCGCGAGCGGAAGAGGATGCACGACCTCAACATCGCCATGGACGGTCTCCGGGAGGTTATGCCTTACGCGCACGGGCCCTCGGTGCGCAAACTCTCCAAAATCGCTACTCTCCTCCTGGCGAGAAACTACATCCTGATGCTGAGCAACTCGCTGGAGGAGATGAAGAGGCTTGTCAGTGAGTTCTACGGCAGCGGCCACCACAGCAGCTTCCACCCCTCCGCATGTGGTACCATGGCGCACACTGGGCCCCTGCCTGGTCATCCGGCCGTTTCCCACGCCTCCCACCCGGTGCACCATCCACTTCTTCCCCCGGCAGTCTCCACGGTTGCCTCTCTCTCTACAACGGGTCTCACCTCGATCAGACCCCACCATGGACTCCTGAAGGCGCCCTCGGCCGTCCCGGGCCCCCTGGGTAGCAGTTTCCATCACTGGGGCGCGGGAATGCCCTGTCCATGCAGCATGTGCCAGGTGCCACCACATGTTTCCGGCATGAGCGCTGTCACAATGTCCAGGCTGACGAGTGACTCCAAATGA